In one window of Thalassococcus arenae DNA:
- a CDS encoding squalene/phytoene synthase family protein: MSLDDDTIACARIVEKGDPDRFAAAMAAPVAARAVLFPIYAFNVEVARAPWVTEESLIAEMRLQWWADALDEIITGGPVRRHEVVTPLARVVDAATAGVLKQNIDARRRDARREPIASLSDLRAYLDDTGGVLMWAATRALDGSAEGTEGEPRAREIGGALALANYLLAVPAFLKRGINPLPEMTEDAFAALLKSALVDVARAGSAGSSRALRIAALSAWRAPRILRRALRDPAAVPEGRLNESEILRRASLLWAAARV, encoded by the coding sequence ATGAGTCTGGACGACGACACCATCGCCTGCGCGCGGATCGTCGAAAAGGGCGACCCCGACCGCTTCGCGGCGGCGATGGCCGCGCCGGTCGCGGCGCGTGCGGTGCTGTTTCCGATCTATGCTTTCAACGTCGAGGTGGCGCGCGCTCCCTGGGTGACGGAAGAGTCACTGATCGCCGAGATGCGCCTGCAATGGTGGGCCGACGCGCTGGACGAGATCATCACGGGCGGCCCCGTGCGCCGCCACGAGGTGGTGACGCCTTTGGCCCGGGTGGTCGATGCGGCCACGGCCGGGGTGCTGAAACAGAATATCGACGCGCGCCGCCGCGACGCAAGGCGCGAACCGATCGCGTCCTTGTCCGACCTGCGCGCCTATCTGGACGACACCGGCGGGGTGTTGATGTGGGCCGCGACACGCGCTCTGGACGGCAGCGCCGAAGGCACGGAGGGCGAACCGCGCGCCCGCGAAATCGGTGGTGCGCTGGCGCTGGCCAATTACCTTCTGGCGGTGCCAGCCTTTCTGAAACGCGGGATCAACCCGCTGCCGGAAATGACCGAGGACGCCTTTGCCGCGCTGCTGAAATCCGCGCTGGTCGATGTGGCGCGGGCGGGCAGCGCCGGCTCGTCCCGCGCGCTTCGCATCGCGGCTCTTTCGGCGTGGCGGGCGCCACGGATCTTGCGCCGCGCATTGCGCGATCCGGCGGCGGTGCCCGAGGGGCGGTTGAACGAATCCGAAATCCTGCGCCGCGCGTCGCTGTTATGGGCAGCCGCGCGCGTCTGA
- a CDS encoding VOC family protein gives MPARLEHVNIAVPDPDATASILQTLFGWHIRWSGASMQGYSVHVGTDDDYVALYAPGHDMAPPAKRYRHWGGLNHIGVVVDDLDAAEARVKKAGFKPASHADYEPGKRFYFDGPDGVEYEVVSYS, from the coding sequence ATGCCCGCCAGACTGGAACATGTGAACATCGCCGTGCCGGACCCTGACGCGACGGCTTCTATCCTGCAAACCCTGTTCGGCTGGCATATCCGTTGGTCGGGCGCGTCGATGCAGGGCTATTCGGTGCATGTCGGCACCGATGACGATTACGTCGCGCTTTATGCGCCCGGCCACGACATGGCACCGCCGGCAAAACGCTATCGCCATTGGGGCGGGCTGAACCATATCGGCGTGGTCGTCGACGATCTGGATGCCGCCGAGGCGCGGGTCAAAAAGGCCGGGTTCAAACCCGCCAGCCACGCCGATTACGAACCGGGCAAGCGGTTCTATTTCGATGGCCCCGACGGGGTGGAATACGAGGTGGTCAGCTATTCCTGA
- the mltG gene encoding endolytic transglycosylase MltG — MWRNIASNALSFLVVLVFLGAGVLIWGQNQYTVEGPLTQPICLQVERGATMKRVSRNLADSGAISSGVLFRLGADYADKSQSLKAGSYLVPEGASMAEIVDIVTRGGASTCGTEVVYRIGVTNATVQVRELDPVSGRYEERAEFDPAAEEEPEEYKAVRQEADTRYRIALAEGVTSWQVVQELGQIGVLEGSVEVPPEGSLAPDSYEIRPGDAMADVIARMQDAQQVILARAWENRAADLPLNSPEEALTLASIIEKETGNAEERFLVASVFVNRLNRGMRLQTDPTVIYGITNGEGVLGRGLRQSELRRETPYNTYVIDGLPPTPIANPGRASIEAALNPADTDYVFFVAKTLDPADGHNFAETLDEHNANVAAYRALERANQ, encoded by the coding sequence ATGTGGCGGAACATCGCGTCGAACGCGCTCAGCTTCCTGGTCGTGCTGGTCTTTCTCGGGGCGGGTGTCCTGATCTGGGGGCAGAACCAGTACACCGTCGAAGGCCCGCTGACCCAGCCGATCTGCCTGCAGGTCGAGCGCGGCGCGACGATGAAGCGCGTGTCGCGCAACCTGGCCGACAGCGGCGCGATTTCCAGTGGTGTCCTGTTCCGGCTGGGTGCCGATTACGCCGACAAGAGCCAGAGCCTGAAGGCCGGCAGCTACCTGGTGCCCGAAGGCGCTTCGATGGCCGAGATCGTCGATATCGTGACCCGCGGCGGGGCCTCGACCTGCGGGACCGAGGTGGTTTATCGCATCGGCGTGACGAACGCGACGGTCCAGGTGCGCGAACTTGACCCGGTTTCGGGCCGCTACGAGGAACGCGCCGAATTCGACCCGGCCGCCGAGGAGGAACCCGAGGAATACAAGGCCGTCCGTCAAGAGGCCGACACCCGCTACCGCATCGCGCTGGCCGAGGGCGTGACCAGCTGGCAGGTGGTGCAGGAACTGGGCCAGATCGGCGTGCTGGAAGGTTCTGTCGAGGTGCCGCCCGAGGGCAGCCTGGCGCCGGACAGCTACGAAATCCGGCCCGGCGACGCGATGGCCGATGTGATCGCGCGGATGCAGGACGCCCAGCAGGTGATCCTTGCGCGCGCCTGGGAAAACCGCGCCGCCGATCTGCCGCTGAATTCGCCCGAAGAGGCGCTGACGCTTGCCTCGATCATCGAAAAGGAAACCGGCAATGCCGAAGAGCGTTTCCTGGTCGCCAGCGTTTTCGTCAACCGCCTGAACCGCGGCATGCGGCTGCAGACCGATCCGACGGTGATCTACGGCATCACAAACGGCGAGGGCGTGCTGGGTCGTGGCCTGCGGCAGTCGGAATTGCGCCGCGAGACGCCCTACAACACCTATGTGATCGACGGTCTGCCGCCGACCCCCATCGCCAATCCCGGTCGCGCCAGCATCGAGGCGGCACTGAACCCCGCCGACACCGATTACGTGTTCTTCGTCGCCAAGACGCTGGACCCGGCCGATGGCCACAACTTTGCCGAGACGCTGGACGAGCATAACGCCAACGTCGCCGCCTATCGGGCGCTTGAGCGGGCGAACCAGTAG
- the cysS gene encoding cysteine--tRNA ligase, with protein MDIFLTNTRTRKKERFVPLDPSNVRMYVCGPTVYDRAHLGNARPVLVFDVLYRLLRHVYGPDHVTYVRNFTDVDDRINETALKRRQAGAEGSLEALIAQRSDETIGWYHADMDALGALRPTHEPRATAYIGEMVAMIADLIDRGHAYEAEGHVLFAVESYAEYGRLSGRSVDDMIAGARVEVAPFKRNPMDFVLWKPSDDDLPGWDSPWGRGRPGWHIECSAMAHELLGDAFDIHGGGNDLMFPHHENEIAQSKCAGHGFAQVWMHNEMLQVEGKKMSKSLGNFFTVRDLLDRGVPGEVIRFVMLSTHYRKPMDWTEKKRGEAEAELRRWRRFVKVAEGDPSSSPAAPVVDALCDDLNTAGAITALRELFKSSDPYTFKQSANLLGLLSDNLGGWFDGKASASAEELIEYALAMRSEAKAAKDFERADAFRSLLVRAGVVVKDTPTGPEWELGPNFDQKLLEDSL; from the coding sequence ATGGACATCTTTCTCACCAATACCCGGACCCGCAAGAAAGAGCGTTTCGTCCCGCTCGATCCGTCCAACGTGCGGATGTATGTCTGCGGTCCGACGGTGTATGACCGCGCGCATCTGGGCAATGCCCGTCCCGTGCTGGTCTTCGACGTGCTCTACCGGCTCTTGCGCCATGTCTATGGGCCCGATCACGTGACTTACGTGCGCAATTTCACCGATGTGGACGACCGCATCAACGAAACCGCGCTGAAACGGCGTCAGGCGGGGGCGGAAGGGTCGCTGGAGGCGCTGATCGCGCAGCGTTCGGACGAGACTATCGGCTGGTATCACGCCGACATGGACGCGCTTGGCGCGCTGCGGCCCACGCACGAGCCGCGCGCCACGGCCTATATCGGCGAAATGGTGGCGATGATCGCCGACCTGATCGACCGCGGTCACGCCTACGAGGCCGAGGGCCACGTGCTGTTCGCGGTCGAAAGCTATGCCGAATATGGCAGGCTGTCGGGCCGGTCGGTCGATGACATGATCGCCGGCGCACGGGTCGAGGTCGCGCCTTTCAAGCGCAACCCGATGGATTTCGTGTTGTGGAAGCCGTCCGATGACGACCTGCCCGGATGGGACAGCCCCTGGGGCCGCGGGCGGCCGGGCTGGCACATCGAATGCTCGGCCATGGCGCATGAGTTGCTGGGCGATGCCTTCGACATCCACGGCGGCGGTAACGACCTGATGTTTCCGCACCACGAGAACGAGATCGCCCAGTCGAAATGCGCCGGCCACGGCTTTGCCCAGGTCTGGATGCACAACGAGATGCTGCAGGTCGAGGGCAAGAAGATGTCCAAGTCCCTGGGCAACTTCTTTACCGTCCGCGATCTGCTGGACCGGGGCGTGCCGGGCGAGGTGATCCGCTTTGTCATGCTGAGCACGCATTACCGCAAGCCGATGGATTGGACCGAGAAGAAGCGTGGCGAGGCTGAGGCCGAACTGCGACGTTGGCGTCGCTTCGTTAAAGTCGCCGAAGGCGATCCTTCGTCTAGCCCCGCCGCGCCTGTTGTTGACGCGCTTTGCGACGATTTGAATACCGCAGGTGCAATTACCGCTTTGAGAGAGTTGTTCAAGTCCTCCGACCCATACACGTTCAAACAGTCAGCCAACCTACTGGGGTTGCTATCTGACAACCTGGGCGGTTGGTTCGACGGAAAGGCATCAGCTTCGGCTGAAGAATTGATTGAGTACGCGCTTGCCATGCGTTCGGAGGCCAAAGCAGCGAAGGATTTCGAAAGAGCAGACGCTTTCAGGAGTTTGTTGGTCAGAGCCGGGGTGGTCGTGAAAGACACACCAACTGGACCAGAATGGGAATTGGGCCCGAATTTCGACCAAAAGCTATTGGAGGATTCGTTGTGA
- a CDS encoding alpha/beta fold hydrolase — translation MTPLYLHGLPGSAAELMLGCVQMQVFDRSAPSFAQLALRLPDGPVHLVGFSLGAACALRLAALAPDKVKRVTLISAAAPLELGDFLPHMAGAAVFRAARSHDRLAALTRVQSVLARMSPGLFARLLINGADPADRSLFRDPAQMAVLKRSLAEGLGDNRDAYLRELAAYVRPWAGHLPRVAAPVTLVHGTADRWAPFAMAEALAQALPDATLRPASGRGHYTTLVDALSRFSA, via the coding sequence GTGACGCCGCTTTATCTGCACGGACTGCCCGGATCGGCGGCGGAGTTGATGCTCGGATGCGTGCAGATGCAGGTGTTCGACCGCAGCGCACCCAGTTTTGCGCAACTGGCCCTGCGCCTACCGGACGGGCCCGTGCACCTTGTCGGCTTCTCGCTGGGTGCGGCTTGCGCGCTTCGACTGGCGGCGCTGGCGCCCGACAAGGTGAAGCGGGTCACGCTGATCTCGGCTGCCGCGCCCTTGGAACTGGGCGACTTCCTGCCCCATATGGCCGGCGCCGCCGTGTTCCGTGCTGCCCGCTCGCATGACCGACTTGCGGCGCTGACCCGGGTGCAATCCGTCCTGGCGCGGATGTCTCCCGGCCTGTTCGCACGGCTGCTGATAAATGGCGCCGACCCGGCAGACCGATCCTTGTTCCGCGACCCCGCACAGATGGCCGTGCTGAAACGCAGCCTAGCCGAGGGGCTCGGCGACAACCGCGATGCCTATCTGAGGGAACTCGCCGCCTATGTCCGGCCGTGGGCCGGCCACTTGCCACGCGTTGCCGCCCCGGTCACGCTGGTCCATGGCACAGCGGACCGCTGGGCCCCCTTCGCCATGGCCGAGGCTCTGGCACAGGCCCTGCCCGATGCCACGTTGCGCCCGGCCTCCGGGCGCGGACACTACACGACGCTGGTCGATGCCTTGTCACGCTTCAGCGCATAG
- the cimA gene encoding citramalate synthase: MTRERLSLYDTTLRDGQQTHGVQFSTPEKLRIAKALDDLGIDYIEGGWPGANPTDSAFFTEVPGTRATMTAFGMTKRAGRSAENDDVLAAVLDADTPAVCLVGKTHDFHVATALGITLDENLEAIGASMAHVAAKGREALFDAEHFFDGYKANPNYAVTCLKTALEAGARWVVLCDTNGGTLPGEIGRIVAEVIAAGIPGDHVGIHTHNDTETAVAGSLAAVLAGARQIQGTLNGLGERCGNASLTSLIPTLLLKEPFASRFETGIARDALEGLTRTARMLDDILNRVPLKQQPYVGSSAFAHKAGLHASAILKDPATYEHIDPAAVGNRRIIPMSNQAGLSNLRKRLAEAGLEVEDKNPALPRILERIKTREAEGYSYDTAQASFELLAREELGLLPDFFEVKRYRVTVERRKNKRDRMVSLSEAVVVIKMDGEKRMSVSDSMDEDGSDRGPVNALAKALAKDLGRYQEQIDDMRLVDFKVRITQGGTEAVTRVIIDSEDGKGRLWSTVGVSANIVDASFEALLDAVRWKLIRDGQGA; the protein is encoded by the coding sequence ATGACCCGCGAACGCCTTTCCCTTTACGACACCACCCTGCGCGACGGGCAGCAGACCCATGGCGTGCAGTTCTCGACCCCGGAAAAGCTGCGCATCGCCAAGGCGCTGGATGATCTCGGCATCGACTATATCGAAGGCGGCTGGCCCGGCGCCAATCCAACCGACAGCGCCTTTTTCACCGAAGTGCCCGGAACCCGCGCCACCATGACCGCCTTTGGCATGACCAAGCGGGCCGGGCGCAGCGCCGAGAACGACGACGTTCTGGCCGCGGTTCTGGACGCCGACACGCCGGCCGTCTGCCTGGTCGGCAAGACGCATGATTTCCACGTCGCCACCGCGCTTGGCATCACGCTGGACGAAAACCTCGAGGCGATCGGCGCGTCGATGGCGCATGTCGCCGCGAAGGGCCGCGAGGCGCTGTTCGACGCCGAACACTTCTTCGACGGCTACAAGGCCAATCCCAATTACGCCGTGACCTGCCTGAAAACCGCGCTCGAGGCCGGCGCGCGATGGGTCGTGCTGTGCGACACCAATGGCGGCACCCTGCCGGGCGAGATCGGGCGCATTGTGGCCGAGGTGATCGCGGCGGGCATCCCGGGCGACCACGTGGGCATCCACACCCACAACGACACCGAAACCGCCGTGGCCGGATCGCTGGCCGCAGTGTTGGCGGGCGCGCGGCAGATCCAGGGCACGCTGAACGGGTTGGGCGAACGCTGCGGCAACGCATCGCTGACCTCGCTGATCCCGACGCTGCTGCTCAAGGAACCTTTCGCCAGCCGGTTCGAGACCGGCATCGCGCGCGATGCGCTGGAGGGCCTGACCCGCACCGCCCGGATGCTGGACGACATCCTGAACCGCGTGCCGCTGAAACAGCAGCCCTATGTCGGATCGTCGGCCTTTGCCCACAAGGCCGGGCTGCATGCCAGCGCGATCCTCAAGGACCCCGCAACCTACGAACATATCGACCCCGCCGCCGTCGGCAACCGCCGCATCATTCCGATGTCGAACCAGGCCGGCTTGTCGAACCTGCGCAAGCGCCTGGCCGAGGCGGGGCTGGAGGTCGAGGACAAGAACCCCGCGCTGCCGCGCATCCTGGAACGGATCAAGACGCGCGAGGCCGAGGGCTACAGCTACGACACCGCGCAGGCCAGTTTCGAGCTGCTGGCGCGCGAGGAACTGGGCCTGTTGCCGGATTTCTTCGAGGTCAAGCGCTACCGCGTCACTGTCGAGCGTCGCAAGAACAAGCGCGACCGGATGGTTTCGCTGTCCGAGGCGGTCGTGGTCATCAAGATGGACGGCGAAAAACGCATGTCGGTCAGCGATTCGATGGACGAGGACGGCAGCGACCGCGGCCCGGTCAACGCGCTGGCCAAGGCGCTGGCCAAGGATCTGGGCCGCTATCAGGAACAGATCGACGATATGCGCCTGGTGGATTTCAAGGTGCGCATCACCCAGGGCGGGACCGAGGCGGTGACCCGCGTCATCATCGACAGCGAGGACGGCAAGGGCCGGCTGTGGTCCACCGTGGGCGTCAGTGCCAACATCGTGGACGCGTCGTTCGAGGCGCTGCTGGACGCGGTGCGCTGGAAGCTGATCCGCGACGGGCAGGGCGCATGA
- a CDS encoding class I SAM-dependent methyltransferase, which yields MTPREAFLTVHAGIPRQGPGTPEDVLWALERLGISGEVSVCDAGCGPGADCLTLATALPEARIEGVEALPHLAEEARARLSHLPHVRIRQKDMEALSGPYDLIWCAGALYFLGVTEGLRRWCDALAPGGAVAFSEPVLLPGEVPQIVRDFWAEYPAITDLDGIVARIEAAGYAVVDHRLIVGAGWEAYYTPMKAHIAALRAQDPGPDLIAALDAAAHEIAQWEAAPDHIAYALMLVRPA from the coding sequence ATGACCCCGCGCGAGGCCTTTCTGACCGTGCATGCCGGGATACCGCGGCAGGGGCCCGGCACCCCCGAAGACGTGCTCTGGGCGCTGGAACGGCTGGGTATTTCCGGCGAGGTTTCGGTCTGCGATGCCGGGTGCGGACCGGGGGCGGATTGCCTGACACTGGCCACCGCCTTGCCCGAGGCACGGATCGAAGGTGTCGAAGCCTTGCCGCATCTGGCCGAGGAAGCCCGCGCGCGCTTGTCACACCTGCCGCATGTGCGAATCCGGCAAAAGGACATGGAAGCCTTGTCCGGGCCCTATGACCTGATCTGGTGCGCCGGCGCGCTTTACTTCCTTGGCGTGACCGAAGGCTTGCGGCGCTGGTGCGATGCGCTGGCGCCAGGCGGCGCGGTGGCGTTTTCCGAACCCGTGCTGCTGCCCGGCGAGGTGCCGCAGATCGTACGCGATTTCTGGGCGGAATACCCTGCCATCACCGATCTGGACGGAATCGTCGCGCGGATAGAGGCGGCAGGCTATGCGGTGGTCGACCATCGGTTGATCGTGGGTGCGGGCTGGGAGGCGTATTACACGCCGATGAAGGCGCACATCGCTGCGTTGCGTGCGCAAGACCCCGGTCCCGACCTGATCGCTGCTCTGGACGCCGCGGCGCATGAGATCGCGCAATGGGAAGCCGCGCCGGATCATATTGCTTACGCGCTGATGTTGGTGCGTCCGGCATGA
- a CDS encoding MmcQ/YjbR family DNA-binding protein, whose amino-acid sequence MSRDTVNAICAALPGAECSDPWGGGHDAWKVGGKMFVCIGAVQKGVSVKTPSIEDAALLIDMGRAARAPYFHRSWVLIDDDAVPEDELRDRIETSYRIVAGNLSRKKQRELGLP is encoded by the coding sequence ATGAGCCGCGATACCGTGAATGCGATCTGCGCCGCCCTGCCTGGCGCCGAATGCTCCGACCCCTGGGGCGGCGGGCATGACGCGTGGAAGGTGGGCGGCAAGATGTTTGTCTGCATCGGCGCGGTGCAAAAGGGCGTGTCGGTCAAGACCCCCTCGATCGAAGACGCCGCCCTGCTGATCGACATGGGCCGCGCTGCCCGTGCACCCTATTTCCACCGCTCGTGGGTGCTGATCGACGATGACGCGGTGCCCGAGGACGAATTGCGCGACCGGATCGAGACGTCGTACCGGATCGTCGCCGGCAACTTGAGCAGGAAGAAGCAGCGCGAACTCGGGTTGCCGTGA